Genomic DNA from Kluyveromyces lactis strain NRRL Y-1140 chromosome C complete sequence:
GCTCTTGTAAAgagtgaaaagaaacaaaggGAGATTATGAACACTAACGTTGAACTCAAAGAACTAaataatgatttgaacaaaaaatttGATAGATTGAGTAAGAACTATAAAAACTTATCGTTACAAATCAGTAAAACTAAGGACTTAGAACCCAAATCTGCAAGAAGTAGCCCACATCCATCAAGGTCAGGTTCTATTGTACAGGACACTATTTCATCACCAATAAGTTCAACACAATCAGAGATTAATGAAAAGATTGCATACATAAAAAACGTGTTACTTGGATTCTTAGAACACAGAGATCAGCGTGATCAGTTATTACCCGTTGTTACGACGTTATTGCAATTGGATAGtaatgatgaaaaaagGTTATTGCTATCATTGAAATGATAGTTTATATCTAAATATATACTATAGTTTACATATAAAGTTGTAACAATCATAACACAATCTTATTTCtgctttctctttttcctGGTTCAAATGTCGAACTCCTTAATGTAATTGATTCCGTTGAAACACTCCGCAGCGGTCATCTGGTCATCCCCAATGATGTTATCTATCTTCATTGCAATGTCAACGGTTTTCCTGTTACCATCATGTTCAAGGATCAAACCGGAAGAGGTGCGTTCCCATAATTTGacatcattcaaaatatcagatTCGGATCTTAGGAAAGGATTAGAGACGGTCAACCAATCCAAAGTATCATGATCCCAAAGCACCGATTGTAATCCAAACTGTCTTGCAATGGAACGAACCCTGTTGTCGATCCCCCCATAAGGAGGTCTAAACCATTTCGGCAAATGGTTTCCGGTCGCGTTCATGGCCCATATAGACCATTCTAATTGAGcaataatttcttcattggttAAACTTGGTAAGAAAGGATGTGACCAAGTATGTGTACCAATCAAATGGTCCTTTTCCATGATCTTACGGTATATTTCCGGATGATCCACAACGTTCATACCAAGGGTGAAAAAAGTAGTCTTGTGCTTCAAATGATCTAATAGTGTTAAAGTATGATGAGATGGCCCATCATCGAAAGTTTGAGATAGTTTCTCACAAGAATGAACATCATCGGGTTCAACACATTTGTGACAATCAAAAGAGCACGATTCCCTCGGGTTCACGTTACATCTACCCTCTTTGTACGGTTCCCATTTCTCAATCTTGTcgaaatcaatgaaatccAACGGAATGTAAGGTGGATTGGAACCTGGCCATTCAGTTAAACCTGTGAAGGCAGTTAACCACTCAGGGAATGGAGTTTTCGCCTGAGATCTTGGTGATCTCCCAATCGGGAACCTAAACTCTTGTTCTATAGCCAAACCGTTGTCTTTAGCTACAGATAGTGGATCCTTATTCGAAGTATCAATAACGGCTGCATATGCAGTCGCTATTGAGACAA
This window encodes:
- a CDS encoding uncharacterized protein (similar to uniprot|Q06703 Saccharomyces cerevisiae YLR308W CDA2 Chitin deacetylase together with Cda1p involved in the biosynthesis ascospore wall component chitosan required for proper rigidity of the ascospore wall), encoding MVSTLILLQCSVVSIATAYAAVIDTSNKDPLSVAKDNGLAIEQEFRFPIGRSPRSQAKTPFPEWLTAFTGLTEWPGSNPPYIPLDFIDFDKIEKWEPYKEGRCNVNPRESCSFDCHKCVEPDDVHSCEKLSQTFDDGPSHHTLTLLDHLKHKTTFFTLGMNVVDHPEIYRKIMEKDHLIGTHTWSHPFLPSLTNEEIIAQLEWSIWAMNATGNHLPKWFRPPYGGIDNRVRSIARQFGLQSVLWDHDTLDWLTVSNPFLRSESDILNDVKLWERTSSGLILEHDGNRKTVDIAMKIDNIIGDDQMTAAECFNGINYIKEFDI